From a single Bacteroidia bacterium genomic region:
- a CDS encoding DUF2795 domain-containing protein: MYWTLELASNLEDAPWPATKDELIDFAIRSGAPMEVIENLQEIEDEGESYENIEEIWPDYPTKEDFFFNEDEY, encoded by the coding sequence ATGTACTGGACATTAGAATTAGCATCCAATTTAGAAGACGCGCCTTGGCCTGCAACGAAGGACGAGTTGATTGATTTTGCCATTCGCTCTGGTGCGCCCATGGAAGTAATTGAAAATCTTCAAGAAATTGAAGACGAAGGTGAATCCTATGAAAACATTGAGGAAATTTGGCCCGATTATCCAACCAAAGAAGATTTCTTTTTTAACGAAGACGAGTATTAG
- a CDS encoding PepSY-like domain-containing protein encodes MKKIILAMAFIGITGAAVWARGTEVPQLVKTKFQSIYHDVTKVKWGKEGANYEAEFSYKAVSTSVLFDAQGNVLETERAVTMADFPKTAKDYLAKNRAGMKITETSKITDANNKVTYEAEVKGKDIIFDDKGNFVQEKDSD; translated from the coding sequence ATGAAAAAAATTATTTTAGCGATGGCATTCATCGGCATCACAGGTGCTGCTGTTTGGGCAAGAGGAACAGAAGTTCCGCAATTGGTAAAAACAAAATTCCAATCAATTTACCATGATGTTACAAAAGTAAAATGGGGAAAAGAAGGTGCAAATTACGAAGCTGAATTTTCGTACAAAGCGGTGAGCACTTCTGTACTTTTTGATGCACAAGGTAATGTGTTGGAAACGGAAAGAGCAGTTACAATGGCTGATTTTCCAAAAACGGCTAAAGATTATTTAGCGAAAAATCGTGCTGGTATGAAAATTACAGAAACATCGAAAATTACAGATGCCAACAACAAAGTAACGTACGAAGCCGAAGTAAAGGGCAAGGATATTATTTTTGATGATAAAGGTAATTTTGTGCAAGAAAAAGACAGTGATTAA